The Rattus rattus isolate New Zealand chromosome 1, Rrattus_CSIRO_v1, whole genome shotgun sequence genome includes a region encoding these proteins:
- the Eny2 gene encoding transcription and mRNA export factor ENY2 isoform X1, with protein sequence MVVSKMNKDAQMRAAINQKLIETGERERLKELLRAKLIECGWKDQLKAHCKEVIKEKGLEHVTVDDLVAEITPKGRALVPDSVKKELLQRIRTFLAQHASL encoded by the exons ATGGTG GTTAGCAAGATGAACAAAGATGCGCAGATGAGAGCAGCGATTAACCAAAAGTTaatagaaactggagaaagaGAACG cctCAAAGAGTTGCTGAGAGCTAAATTAATTGAGTGCGGCTGGAAGGATCAGTTGAAGGCACACTGTAAAG aggtaattaaagaaaaaggactaGAACACGTTACTGTTGATGACTTGGTGGCTGAAATCACTCCAAAAGGCAGAG CCCTGGTACCTGACAGTGTAAAGAAGGAGCTCCTACAGAGAATCAGAACATTCCTTGCTCAGCATGCCAGTCTTTAA
- the Eny2 gene encoding transcription and mRNA export factor ENY2 isoform X2: MNKDAQMRAAINQKLIETGERERLKELLRAKLIECGWKDQLKAHCKEVIKEKGLEHVTVDDLVAEITPKGRALVPDSVKKELLQRIRTFLAQHASL, encoded by the exons ATGAACAAAGATGCGCAGATGAGAGCAGCGATTAACCAAAAGTTaatagaaactggagaaagaGAACG cctCAAAGAGTTGCTGAGAGCTAAATTAATTGAGTGCGGCTGGAAGGATCAGTTGAAGGCACACTGTAAAG aggtaattaaagaaaaaggactaGAACACGTTACTGTTGATGACTTGGTGGCTGAAATCACTCCAAAAGGCAGAG CCCTGGTACCTGACAGTGTAAAGAAGGAGCTCCTACAGAGAATCAGAACATTCCTTGCTCAGCATGCCAGTCTTTAA